From one Maritimibacter sp. DP1N21-5 genomic stretch:
- the dapE gene encoding succinyl-diaminopimelate desuccinylase, with translation MVERHAVEITRRLIECPSVTPEEGGALVYLAEVLEQAGFACTRVDRGGIANLFARKGPKGAGRTLGFNGHTDVVPVGDTGAWTVQPFGAEERDGMLWGRGATDMKSGVAAWVAAAAAADLPEDGALVLAITGDEEGDATDGTVALLDWMAANGEAMDACIVGEPTCPEVMGDMMKIGRRGSMTAFFTARGVQGHAAYPHRAKNPVPALARLVALLDTHVLDDGTDHFDASTLAVTTMDVGNPATNVIPAEARATVNIRFNDAHTSSGLTRWLEEMADEVAAQTGIGISMTVKVSGESFLTPPGALSDLVAAAVEVETGRRPEMSTSGGTSDARFVKDHCPVVEFGLVGKTMHQVDERVEIVQIEQLARIYERIIRDFFR, from the coding sequence ATGGTCGAACGTCACGCTGTCGAGATCACCAGACGGTTGATCGAATGCCCTTCGGTTACGCCGGAAGAAGGCGGGGCGCTCGTCTATCTGGCGGAGGTGCTCGAGCAGGCGGGCTTTGCCTGCACCCGCGTCGACCGGGGCGGGATCGCGAACCTCTTCGCGCGCAAGGGCCCCAAGGGCGCGGGAAGGACGCTGGGTTTCAACGGCCATACCGATGTCGTGCCGGTCGGGGACACGGGCGCCTGGACGGTGCAGCCCTTTGGTGCGGAAGAGCGGGACGGGATGCTCTGGGGCCGGGGCGCGACCGACATGAAGTCCGGCGTGGCGGCCTGGGTCGCAGCGGCCGCGGCGGCCGATCTGCCCGAGGACGGGGCCCTTGTGCTGGCCATCACGGGCGATGAGGAGGGCGATGCCACGGACGGGACCGTGGCGCTGCTCGACTGGATGGCGGCCAACGGCGAAGCGATGGACGCCTGCATCGTGGGCGAGCCGACCTGTCCCGAGGTCATGGGCGACATGATGAAGATCGGGCGACGCGGGTCGATGACCGCCTTCTTCACTGCGCGCGGCGTGCAGGGGCACGCAGCCTATCCGCACCGGGCCAAGAACCCGGTGCCCGCGCTCGCCCGGCTGGTCGCGCTGCTCGATACCCATGTGCTGGACGACGGTACCGATCATTTCGACGCCTCGACCCTGGCCGTCACGACGATGGACGTGGGCAATCCCGCGACCAATGTGATCCCGGCCGAGGCCCGCGCCACGGTGAACATCCGCTTCAACGACGCGCATACCTCTTCCGGGTTGACCCGTTGGCTCGAAGAGATGGCCGACGAGGTGGCAGCACAGACCGGGATCGGAATTTCCATGACGGTGAAGGTTTCGGGCGAAAGCTTCCTCACCCCGCCCGGTGCCCTGTCGGACCTCGTCGCCGCGGCCGTCGAGGTCGAGACGGGGCGGCGGCCGGAAATGTCGACGAGCGGCGGAACCTCGGACGCGCGCTTCGTCAAGGACCACTGCCCGGTGGTCGAATTCGGGCTGGTCGGAAAGACCATGCACCAGGTCGACGAACGGGTCGAGATCGTCCAGATCGAACAGCTCGCGCGGATCTACGAGCGGATCATCAGGGACTTCTTCCGCTAA
- a CDS encoding Hint domain-containing protein has product MATGQELPINTGASALQMANTIFGEGVTVVSATYTGDNRSSGIYSNGDTVSPEITPADSGVLLSTGNLADFTQRNGDPNRSASTSTDTSGQNNNALFNALAGASTYDASYITADVIPTGDTISLQFVFSSEEYPEYAGSIYNDIVGVWVNGQPATMTIGTGKSSVGNINGSSNENLYVSNTGDQYNTEMDGFTVTMTVKMSVIPNVVNTIRIGIADVGDASYDSTLLIAAESGQSAVIAHDDELSIGLGGTKTIDVLSNDDGPGSSTLTITHVNGIAVVAGDTVTLTTGQQVTLNPNGTFTVVNGTDIESVNFSYTVASGGGAGASDSAFVTINSIPCFVAGTRIDTPSGAVPVESLSPGDLVLTLDQGPQPVRWIGMRRVAATGLFAPIEIRANTFGTHGTLRLSPLHRVLIRDGMAELLFGEPEVLIAAKNLVNDRSVRRVEGGDVDYVHVLFDRHQVIYSEGLATESFLPGPHIIGGFEAEIAAEILSLFPELDPVTGTGFPAAARKMLKGYEARLLLPQGAAA; this is encoded by the coding sequence ATGGCGACGGGACAGGAACTCCCGATCAACACGGGCGCGTCGGCGTTGCAGATGGCGAACACCATCTTCGGCGAGGGCGTCACGGTCGTATCGGCGACCTATACCGGGGACAATCGGTCCTCCGGCATCTATTCCAACGGCGACACCGTCTCGCCCGAGATCACGCCGGCGGACAGCGGCGTTCTGCTCTCGACAGGCAACCTTGCCGATTTCACTCAACGCAACGGCGACCCGAATCGATCCGCCTCGACGTCGACCGATACCTCGGGCCAGAACAACAACGCGCTCTTCAACGCGCTCGCGGGGGCCTCGACCTATGACGCGAGCTACATCACGGCGGACGTGATCCCGACAGGCGACACGATTTCGCTTCAGTTCGTGTTCTCGTCGGAAGAATACCCGGAATACGCGGGCTCGATCTACAACGACATCGTCGGCGTTTGGGTCAATGGCCAGCCCGCGACCATGACCATCGGGACCGGCAAGTCCTCGGTCGGCAACATCAACGGATCGTCGAACGAGAACCTCTACGTCTCCAATACCGGTGACCAATACAACACCGAGATGGACGGGTTCACCGTCACCATGACCGTGAAGATGTCGGTCATTCCCAATGTGGTGAACACGATCCGTATCGGCATCGCCGACGTGGGCGACGCGAGCTACGATTCCACCCTGCTCATCGCCGCGGAGTCCGGGCAATCGGCCGTGATCGCGCATGACGATGAACTGTCCATCGGGCTGGGCGGGACCAAAACCATCGACGTCCTGTCCAACGACGACGGCCCGGGCAGTTCGACGTTGACGATCACCCATGTCAACGGAATCGCCGTGGTCGCGGGCGATACCGTCACCCTGACCACCGGTCAGCAGGTGACGCTGAACCCGAACGGCACCTTCACGGTCGTGAACGGCACCGACATCGAGTCGGTGAACTTTTCCTACACGGTCGCCTCCGGCGGTGGCGCCGGCGCGTCCGACAGCGCCTTCGTCACGATCAACTCGATCCCCTGCTTCGTCGCGGGCACGCGCATCGACACCCCCTCGGGCGCGGTGCCGGTTGAAAGCCTCAGCCCCGGCGATCTCGTGCTCACCCTTGATCAGGGACCGCAGCCGGTGCGCTGGATCGGCATGCGGCGGGTCGCGGCCACGGGACTGTTCGCCCCCATCGAAATTCGCGCCAACACCTTCGGCACCCATGGCACGCTGCGCCTGTCGCCGCTTCACCGGGTCCTCATCCGCGACGGGATGGCCGAACTTCTCTTCGGCGAGCCTGAAGTGCTGATCGCCGCGAAGAACCTCGTCAACGACCGCAGCGTGCGCCGGGTCGAAGGCGGTGATGTGGACTATGTCCATGTACTCTTCGACCGGCATCAGGTGATCTATTCTGAAGGGCTCGCGACCGAGAGCTTCCTGCCCGGTCCGCATATCATCGGTGGCTTCGAAGCAGAGATCGCCGCCGAGATCCTGTCTCTGTTCCCTGAGCTCGACCCCGTGACGGGAACCGGTTTTCCGGCGGCGGCCCGCAAGATGCTCAAGGGTTACGAAGCGCGGCTTCTCCTGCCGCAGGGGGCCGCGGCATGA
- a CDS encoding Hint domain-containing protein, whose protein sequence is MSWIGLTDLKRAHFNPAGIGTPKSEAVKEELPNAILAEGTLIVETRFLATEDTPQEVLRFARHREWKRELSLTLHASGKFEVEAVQGRSRIDASLDFPVPHQDTGVRLYYSWNGPQRWARLAIKFIASGEFHVAYFDDPLPMPVLDAMTIMRNGNKSKTSEDCVFLAVSDKVEPIGLGAGICEGTPVETPSGAVPIERLRLGDSVVTASSGVQPVRWITKRTVPALGAFRPVRLRAPFFGLENDLTMAPDHRIRVGGAEAEYMLGEDDVLLETRRLVGSHAACPDERAKLVTYYQVLLDQHDCLLHDTVWSESLFVGQIALDKTRLSATALAHLPVTALPMHRVFARHRLSDHEARSLAMVLHR, encoded by the coding sequence ATGAGCTGGATTGGATTGACCGACCTCAAGCGCGCCCATTTCAACCCTGCGGGGATCGGCACGCCCAAGTCCGAAGCAGTCAAGGAAGAGCTGCCGAACGCGATCCTCGCCGAAGGCACGCTGATCGTCGAAACCCGCTTTCTCGCCACCGAAGACACGCCGCAAGAGGTCCTGCGCTTCGCCCGTCACCGCGAATGGAAGCGGGAGTTGTCACTTACCCTTCATGCCTCGGGCAAGTTCGAGGTCGAGGCGGTGCAAGGCCGGTCCCGCATTGATGCGTCCCTCGATTTCCCGGTGCCTCATCAGGATACGGGCGTCCGGCTTTACTACAGCTGGAACGGGCCCCAACGCTGGGCGCGTCTCGCGATCAAATTCATCGCCTCTGGCGAGTTCCACGTCGCTTACTTTGACGACCCGCTGCCGATGCCGGTGCTCGATGCCATGACGATCATGCGCAACGGGAACAAGTCGAAGACGTCCGAGGACTGCGTCTTCCTCGCAGTGTCGGACAAGGTCGAGCCGATCGGGCTTGGCGCCGGCATCTGCGAGGGCACGCCGGTCGAAACGCCCTCGGGCGCGGTGCCGATCGAGCGACTGAGGCTGGGCGACAGTGTCGTGACGGCGAGTTCGGGCGTCCAGCCGGTGCGCTGGATCACCAAGCGCACGGTCCCGGCGCTGGGGGCCTTCCGCCCCGTGCGCCTGCGCGCGCCCTTCTTCGGCCTCGAGAACGATCTCACGATGGCGCCCGACCACCGCATCCGGGTGGGCGGCGCCGAAGCGGAATACATGTTGGGCGAAGACGACGTCCTGCTTGAGACGCGGCGTCTTGTCGGCAGTCACGCCGCCTGCCCGGACGAACGCGCGAAGCTCGTGACCTATTACCAGGTGTTGCTCGACCAGCATGATTGCCTGCTGCATGACACGGTCTGGTCCGAGAGCCTTTTCGTTGGCCAGATCGCGCTCGACAAGACGCGACTTTCCGCCACCGCTCTGGCGCATCTTCCGGTCACCGCGCTGCCGATGCACCGCGTTTTTGCCCGCCATCGCCTTTCGGACCACGAGGCGCGCAGTCTGGCGATGGTCCTGCACCGCTAG